Proteins from a genomic interval of Chanodichthys erythropterus isolate Z2021 chromosome 6, ASM2448905v1, whole genome shotgun sequence:
- the dnajc11b gene encoding dnaJ homolog subfamily C member 11, giving the protein MAAALEIELEVDNEDYYSLLNARREATQEELKASYRRLCMLYHPDKHRDPELKRQAELLFTYVHQAYEVLSDPQSRAIYDIFGKKGLEVEGWEVVERKRTPAEIREEYERLQRERDERRLQQRTNPKGTISVGIDATDLFDRYEEDFEDVPGGGFPHIEINRMHISQSIEAPLTTSDTAILSGSLSTHNGNGGGNINLCVRRVTSARGWGELEFGAGDIRGPLFGMKVFRNVTARCFVTAQWGLQFSSRGVRPSASTMMARHLDQNTMGYLQWRWGIQSAMTTSIVRDTKTSHFTLALQLGVPHSYLMMSYQYKFQDEDQTKVKGSIKTGFFGTVVEYGAERKISRHSVLAATVSIGVPQGVSLKIRLNRASQTYLFPIHLTDQILPSAVFYATVGPLAIYLAVQKLIIMPFIQAQKEQELEKQKEDSASEIARRKQEAEAAVLLMQESVKRIIDAEESKMGLIILNAWYGKFVLDNGQKREKAEVIDVTVPLQCLVKDSKLVLTEASKAGLPGFYDPCVGEEKSLKLLYQFRGAMHQVLSGDTEPLRIPKQSHRITSET; this is encoded by the exons ATGGCGGCTGCCTTGGAAATTGAATTGGAAGTAGATAACGAAGATTATTATTCTCTGCTCAATGCCAGGAGAGAG GCTACTCAAGAAGAGTTGAAGGCGTCGTACAGGCGTCTGTGTATGCTTTACCACCCTGACAAGCACAGAGACCCTGAGCTAAAGAGGCAGGCAGAACTACTATTCACCTATGTACACCAGGCATATGAGG TTCTCAGTGACCCACAATCCCGAGCCATATATGACATATTTGGGAAGAAAGGCCTGGAAGTGGAAGGTTGGGAG GTGGTGGAGAGGAAGAGAACTCCTGCAGAGATCAGGGAGGAATATGAACGTTTGCAGAGGGAGAGAGATGAGAGGAGACTCCAGCAGAGAACAAACCCTAAG GGTACAATAAGTGTTGGCATAGATGCAACAGACCTCTTCGACCGATATGAGGAGGACTTTGAGGATGTACCAGGAGGAGGTTTTCCCCATATTGAGATCAACAGGATGCACATTTCCCAATCCATTGAG GCGCCCCTAACCACTTCAGATACCGCTATCCTCTCTGGATCTCTGTCTACGCATAATGGCAATGGAGGAGGAAATATAAACCTTTGTGTGCGGCGTGTGACCTCAGCGAGGGGCTGGGGAGAG CTGGAGTTTGGAGCAGGGGACATTAGAGGACCTTTGTTTGGGATGAAAGTATTCCGTAACGTAACTGCACGATG CTTTGTGACTGCCCAATGGGGATTGCAGTTCTCCTCACGTGGCGTGCGGCCCAGTGCCTCTACAATGATGGCTCGCCACCTGGACCAAAACACTATGGGCTACCTGCAGTGGCGCTGGGGAATCCAGTCTGCCATGACCACCAGCATCGTCAGGGACACTAAAACAAGTCACTTCACCCTGGCCCTGCAG CTGGGAGTTCCTCATTCCTACCTGATGATGAGCTATCAGTACAAATTCCAGGATGAAGACCAGACCAAAGTCAAAGGTTCCATCAA GACTGGGTTTTTTGGCACCGTGGTCGAATATGGTGCAGAGCGTAAGATCAGTCGCCACAGTGTTTTGGCTGCTACCGTCAGCATTGGTGTACCCCAAGGAGTCTCCCTCAAAATCAG GTTGAACAGAGCCAGTCAAACCTACCTCTTCCCAATTCATCTGACCGACCAGATTTTACCCAGCGCTGTGTTTTATGCCACTGTGGGCCCGCTGGCCATCTACTTAGCTGTCCAGAAGCTTATTATTATGCCTTTTATACAAGCCCAGAAGGAACA GGAGTTGGAGAAACAGAAGGAGGATTCTGCTTCAGAAATTGCTCGCAGGAAGCAAGAAGCTGAAGCTGCT GTTTTGCTGATGCAAGAGTCAGTGAAGAGAATTATTGATGCTGAAGAATCTAAAATGG GTCTCATCATTCTAAATGCCTGGTATGGCAAGTTTGTTTTGGACAATGGTCAGAAACGTGAAAAAGCAGAGGTCATCGACGTGACCGTCCCACTGCAGTGTTTAGTGAAAGACTCTAAACTCGTTCTTACAGAGGCATCAAAG GCTGGCTTGCCAGGGTTTTATGACCCGTGCGTCGGAGAGGAAAAGAGCCTAAAGCTGCTGTACCAGTTCAGAGGTGCAATGCACCAAGTCTTGTCTGGAGACACAGAGCCTCTTAGGATACCTAAACAAT CTCATAGAATCACTTCAGAGACGTAG